In the Cerasicoccus sp. TK19100 genome, CTCCACTCGCGCTGACGTATAATTTCACTGATTCGCGAATCCTTGCTCGATACGAGTCGGGAAGATCGTCGTCCAAACTCAGATAGAATGGTGACACGAGCAAGAACCTCGTTGCTGGCAAGTGGCGGCACGTTAGCTCAATAATTTGGTCCAGAATTTTCGCATAACTTTCCGGGCTTTGTAGCACATTGGTAGCCGGGTCGACCTCGTAACGATTGCAGTCATTGATTCCCACCTTCAGCACGATCCAATCCGGTTTTTCGCACAAAGCATGATCCGTCCAGCGCGACCTCAAGTCTTCCATCGTATTACCCGCAATACCACGGTTAACCACCTCAAGCGGCCGCTCGGGGTGATAAATTTTCAGCATGTCCGCGACCAGTTGGACATAGCCATTGCCCAATGGCTGGTTCGTCGTGCGGCGATTGCAATCAGTAATGCTATCACCGATAAACAAAATGCGGGTCAGGTTTCCACTAACGCTTTTCATAAAGTAGCGCGGATCTAAAAATCAAACCGCTGGCTGCGCAACCTAAAGAAACGAAGTCGATTGACGGTAGTAAATTAACCCCTGAAAAAGTGGCCCAACCAACGGCGATGATGGCGGGCCTTTCAGCTTGGAGGTCGTCCGTATTAAAACTTTCGGACATCCGATCCATCGCGCAAGTATCATCTAGGCATTGACGCAGACCTGGGCTGGCACTTTGATAACCGGGCTTAATCCCCTTGATAAGGTTCACCGTAATGTCGCTTCAGACCGTCAACCCAGCCACCGGTGAGCTCGTTCGCGAGTTCCCATCCATCGATATACCCGAAATACTCCGCATCCTCGAAAACGTCGAGGCCGATGCAGCCGCTTGGCGTGAGGTGGCTTTCGAAGATCGCACCAAGTGCATGCGCAAGGCCGCGGAAGTA is a window encoding:
- a CDS encoding SGNH/GDSL hydrolase family protein gives rise to the protein MKSVSGNLTRILFIGDSITDCNRRTTNQPLGNGYVQLVADMLKIYHPERPLEVVNRGIAGNTMEDLRSRWTDHALCEKPDWIVLKVGINDCNRYEVDPATNVLQSPESYAKILDQIIELTCRHLPATRFLLVSPFYLSLDDDLPDSYRARIRESVKLYVSASGASAEKHGTDFLDLNAAFAELMHHIKPSDLADDGVHPNTSGHLFIATRIYVRLRELLGL